The Candidatus Koribacter versatilis Ellin345 genome has a segment encoding these proteins:
- a CDS encoding mechanosensitive ion channel family protein, whose amino-acid sequence MVPRTQSALSSLDDIIASTSDSTLSAAEARVQELVTDVANNKQDTQATIQYARSTQGLNEIRTEWTRKRTELDGLSSVVEKRVSDLTDKQRQVAAIRDLWATASTPEGELPAALQDSVSRVQQSASEADIRLHASLDSLIPVQVNIATAGKDIDGILSSVDAAQKGLRNQIFALDSPPIWSAFRNGSYSSLRIQVSAATNRLRSRIVQFYNHYWSRLVGYLLFFIFLTAVLFWLPRAASRSEDHDDREKSGFLRYPIAVSAFISLILFAAFFPQAPLEVLRLAVLLLIVCSVILAARVFDRSLLRPVTAIASLRVMDTISANAAAGTLLQRIDTLLIAILASGVFTWLGYKGGAAIRELERRRWPVATVVCRISAVLLAFSVFTNIIGNVSLAEILLSGTLKAAYAGVIVYLFYTISRDLLFLYTNTKFSQRSRVIRYHRDLFVEKTTKIFRLICWIAWIVVLPASFQFAAEIFQAVGNFLRRSWSLGAVKISLQDILMFGIVLLLSTFLARVVRFFLEEELLPRTRVSDGAGKAGSRLLHYSLVFLGFFLALGAAGLDLSRLTLLTGAFGVGLGFGLQNVVSNFVSGIIISLERPMQVNDVIEVGTLLGTVREIGFRSSTVVTFDGAAVIVPNSELITKSFVNWSLTDRLRRGEIRIGVAYGTDPGRVLNLLREVVDSTQDVLKNPAPLITFETFGASSLDFTVRFWAYIDNLVTIRSQLNVAISERMQAEGISIPFPQRDVHVHLANGNESQSDLFERIQKGKTATS is encoded by the coding sequence GTGGTTCCGAGAACCCAATCTGCACTCAGTTCCCTCGATGACATCATCGCCAGTACTTCCGACAGCACTCTCAGTGCTGCCGAGGCCAGGGTTCAAGAGTTGGTCACGGATGTGGCAAATAATAAGCAAGACACCCAGGCGACCATCCAATACGCCCGGTCTACGCAAGGGCTGAATGAAATCAGAACAGAGTGGACGCGGAAGCGCACTGAACTCGATGGTCTGAGTTCGGTTGTCGAGAAACGCGTCTCAGATCTGACCGATAAACAACGACAGGTCGCCGCGATTCGAGATCTTTGGGCTACTGCCTCCACTCCGGAAGGCGAACTCCCGGCAGCGTTGCAGGACAGCGTCAGTCGAGTTCAACAGTCTGCATCGGAGGCGGACATACGACTCCACGCTAGCCTTGACTCTCTCATTCCGGTGCAGGTGAACATCGCTACCGCCGGAAAAGATATCGATGGAATCCTTTCATCGGTCGACGCAGCGCAGAAGGGTCTGCGCAACCAGATCTTCGCGCTCGACAGCCCTCCGATCTGGTCAGCCTTTCGAAACGGAAGCTACAGTTCGCTTCGCATACAGGTTAGCGCCGCGACAAACCGCCTGAGATCTCGGATCGTCCAGTTCTACAACCACTATTGGTCCCGCCTCGTCGGCTATCTGCTCTTCTTTATCTTCTTGACCGCGGTACTCTTTTGGTTACCTCGCGCAGCGTCTCGCAGCGAAGACCACGACGATAGAGAGAAGAGCGGGTTCCTGCGATACCCTATCGCCGTTTCTGCATTCATCTCTCTCATCCTATTTGCTGCATTTTTCCCCCAAGCCCCGCTCGAGGTGTTGCGCCTCGCTGTCCTCTTGCTGATCGTTTGTTCTGTGATATTGGCGGCAAGAGTCTTCGACCGCTCTCTGCTCAGGCCCGTCACAGCCATCGCATCGCTACGAGTTATGGACACAATCAGCGCGAATGCGGCAGCCGGTACCTTGTTGCAACGTATCGACACGCTCCTTATCGCAATCCTGGCTTCGGGAGTGTTCACCTGGCTGGGTTACAAGGGCGGGGCAGCCATCCGAGAACTTGAGCGCCGCAGATGGCCGGTCGCAACCGTAGTTTGTCGCATCTCCGCCGTTCTGCTTGCCTTTTCGGTATTCACCAACATCATCGGCAATGTGTCCCTCGCCGAAATCCTGCTGTCCGGCACACTGAAAGCCGCCTACGCCGGCGTCATTGTTTATCTGTTCTACACAATATCTCGCGATCTGCTTTTCCTCTATACCAATACAAAGTTCAGTCAGCGCTCACGCGTAATTCGCTATCATCGCGACCTCTTCGTGGAGAAGACGACCAAGATCTTTCGGTTGATCTGTTGGATCGCATGGATCGTCGTACTGCCAGCGTCTTTTCAATTTGCCGCTGAAATCTTTCAGGCAGTAGGAAACTTTCTGCGACGCAGTTGGTCGCTTGGTGCCGTCAAGATTTCGCTTCAAGACATTTTGATGTTCGGAATCGTGCTACTGCTTAGTACGTTTCTTGCCCGTGTCGTGCGGTTCTTTCTGGAAGAGGAGCTGTTGCCGCGCACCAGGGTTTCCGATGGCGCAGGAAAAGCCGGCTCAAGACTGCTGCACTACTCGCTTGTATTTCTTGGGTTCTTTCTTGCGCTGGGCGCGGCTGGTCTGGACCTTAGCCGTTTGACGCTTCTGACTGGCGCATTTGGTGTCGGCCTCGGATTCGGTCTCCAGAACGTCGTCAGCAATTTCGTCTCGGGCATCATCATTTCGCTCGAACGCCCCATGCAAGTAAACGACGTGATTGAAGTCGGCACCTTGCTTGGCACGGTGCGCGAGATCGGATTCCGTTCAAGTACAGTCGTGACGTTTGACGGCGCAGCCGTGATTGTTCCGAACTCCGAGTTGATCACCAAATCCTTTGTGAACTGGTCGCTCACGGATCGTCTCCGTCGGGGAGAAATTCGTATCGGTGTCGCCTACGGCACTGATCCAGGGCGGGTTCTCAACCTCCTGCGTGAGGTTGTAGACTCAACTCAGGACGTGCTTAAGAATCCAGCCCCGCTCATCACGTTTGAAACGTTCGGCGCAAGCAGCCTTGATTTCACTGTACGGTTCTGGGCTTATATCGACAACTTGGTAACGATTCGGAGCCAGTTGAATGTCGCCATCAGCGAGCGTATGCAGGCGGAAGGGATCTCGATCCCATTTCCGCAGCGTGACGTTCATGTCCATTTGGCAAACGGAAACGAGTCGCAGAGCGACCTATTCGAGCGAATTCAGAAAGGGAAAACCGCAACGAGTTAG
- a CDS encoding VWA domain-containing protein codes for MSLITPAGTQSQSPNQSELVIRATTRMVSVDAVVTDKEGRPVTNLTKDDFTILEDGKPQTVASYAVSEAGATSQQRPKAQPVLPPHVTTNRPDVVESSDRIAVLLLDGLNTPPQNQNYLKQQMLKFLAEHFDPSRKLAVVVLSEKLIVLQTFTSDPALLKTALQKFQAVAPAVARNAGEWDLSTTYVSTPEISLPPEAHGGPDSSGADPTQVPTSGGSSDTFANDIAYMMRRFENEAQNFARDTRVNITLDALQQIARFLSGQRGRKSLLWFSTAFPVAVSGINPEDLSTSRNYGDKLRVTTNLLNDAHVAIYAIDAAGLAGGALGDASQSGRDATGRIMLTVEANRKLAKDEFARMATDDTLERAALDTGGRFFHANDISNSIALSLDEAGSYYMLSYYPTNKKWDGKFRQVRVKVNRPGLTVRSRQGYFAIDAARKNAGTKTDDLKAAVSSIALPSTQVTFMARALPPAKNSELMVEFAVDSNTVSFETVARPSGSGTQVARQNCNLSFEVQAFTPDGKLVKGAGQSADADLEPETYERVRKQGIPMKVPISLNAGKYMLHLGVRDNHTGLIGTAELPVVVGGS; via the coding sequence GTGTCTCTCATTACGCCCGCCGGCACCCAGTCGCAATCACCGAACCAAAGCGAGCTTGTCATCCGCGCTACTACGCGTATGGTATCGGTTGATGCTGTCGTCACCGATAAGGAGGGGCGTCCGGTCACCAACCTGACCAAAGACGATTTCACAATCCTTGAAGACGGGAAACCGCAAACGGTAGCGTCGTACGCTGTCAGTGAAGCAGGCGCAACTTCGCAGCAGAGGCCTAAGGCTCAACCTGTCCTTCCGCCGCATGTCACCACCAACCGTCCCGATGTGGTCGAGTCGTCAGATCGGATCGCCGTACTGCTTCTCGATGGGCTTAATACGCCTCCTCAGAACCAGAACTATCTCAAGCAACAGATGTTGAAGTTCCTTGCGGAACACTTCGATCCCAGCCGCAAGCTTGCAGTCGTCGTGCTTTCCGAAAAATTGATAGTCCTTCAGACTTTCACCAGCGATCCCGCCCTACTCAAGACTGCGCTCCAGAAATTTCAAGCGGTCGCGCCTGCGGTAGCGAGAAATGCCGGCGAATGGGACTTGTCTACAACGTACGTCTCCACCCCCGAGATCTCTCTTCCTCCTGAGGCTCACGGCGGTCCAGATTCGAGCGGCGCCGATCCAACTCAGGTACCCACCTCTGGAGGAAGCTCAGACACGTTCGCAAACGACATCGCTTACATGATGCGTCGCTTCGAGAATGAAGCGCAAAACTTTGCCCGCGACACGCGGGTCAATATTACCCTTGATGCGCTTCAACAAATCGCGCGATTCCTCTCGGGACAACGTGGCCGGAAGTCACTCCTCTGGTTCTCGACCGCATTTCCTGTCGCTGTTTCCGGCATCAATCCCGAGGATTTGTCGACCTCCCGTAACTACGGAGACAAGCTCCGCGTCACCACCAATTTGCTGAACGATGCCCATGTTGCGATTTATGCGATCGATGCTGCAGGCCTGGCTGGCGGAGCGCTGGGTGACGCCTCCCAATCCGGTCGCGATGCTACAGGCCGAATCATGCTCACAGTGGAAGCCAACCGAAAACTGGCCAAGGACGAATTCGCGCGCATGGCAACCGACGATACTCTGGAACGCGCCGCACTCGACACCGGCGGCCGGTTCTTTCACGCCAACGACATTTCCAACTCCATTGCGTTGAGCCTGGACGAAGCCGGTTCGTACTACATGCTGAGCTATTACCCGACGAACAAAAAATGGGACGGCAAGTTTCGGCAGGTCAGGGTAAAAGTAAATCGTCCTGGTCTCACCGTCCGTAGCCGCCAGGGATACTTTGCAATTGATGCCGCACGGAAAAATGCCGGGACAAAAACGGACGACTTGAAGGCAGCGGTCAGTTCCATCGCCTTGCCGTCAACCCAAGTAACTTTCATGGCACGCGCCCTGCCGCCTGCCAAGAACAGCGAATTGATGGTGGAATTTGCAGTTGATTCGAACACCGTCTCGTTCGAAACCGTTGCGAGACCTTCAGGAAGCGGAACCCAGGTCGCCCGCCAGAACTGCAATCTCAGCTTTGAGGTTCAAGCCTTTACGCCCGACGGCAAGTTGGTCAAAGGCGCTGGGCAATCAGCAGATGCCGACTTGGAACCCGAAACCTACGAGCGTGTCCGAAAACAGGGCATTCCAATGAAGGTACCCATCAGCCTCAATGCCGGGAAATATATGCTTCATCTCGGGGTTCGTGACAATCACACCGGATTGATCGGTACGGCGGAACTGCCTGTTGTCGTCGGGGGAAGCTGA
- a CDS encoding glycoside hydrolase family 130 protein gives MRLRLTAAAVTLLSLIVAASSTGSTPVAGLPFGPWTRASDKPLLSPRGDGWESAGTFNPAVIERDGQVVMLYRAQDKSGTSRLGYATSSDGIHFEHRDKPVFSPEAEYERDGGVEDPRLVEIDGMYYLTYTGYNQKDAQLCLAASKDLRHWDRKGVILPAYKGNWNVGWTKSGAILKQRINGKYWMYFLGTTPEKTDEMGLASSTDLIHWTEETKTPVLPRRPGKFDSRVVEPGPPPSLTDRGIVLVYNGADDHLVYKTAIAVFDRDDPRKLIYRSEEPIFAPEKDWEKVGQVPNVVFVEGMVKRGDRYFFYYGGADTHVGVATAEAK, from the coding sequence ATGCGATTGCGTTTGACAGCAGCTGCTGTCACCCTTCTCAGTTTGATCGTGGCCGCGTCCAGCACAGGGAGCACGCCGGTTGCGGGATTGCCTTTCGGGCCGTGGACACGCGCATCGGACAAGCCGCTGCTTTCGCCGCGCGGCGATGGTTGGGAGTCAGCTGGAACCTTCAATCCTGCCGTGATCGAGCGTGATGGACAGGTCGTCATGCTGTACCGAGCGCAAGACAAGTCAGGGACTTCTCGTCTGGGATATGCGACGAGCAGCGACGGGATTCACTTCGAGCATCGTGACAAGCCGGTGTTTTCACCAGAAGCGGAGTACGAGCGCGATGGCGGAGTGGAGGACCCACGGTTGGTTGAGATCGACGGAATGTATTACTTGACCTACACCGGGTACAACCAGAAAGACGCGCAGCTCTGCCTGGCTGCCTCCAAAGATTTGCGGCACTGGGATCGCAAGGGCGTGATCCTGCCAGCCTACAAGGGAAACTGGAACGTGGGCTGGACGAAATCCGGCGCGATCTTGAAGCAGAGGATCAATGGGAAGTATTGGATGTACTTTCTCGGCACCACCCCTGAAAAGACGGACGAAATGGGGCTGGCCTCGTCGACGGATTTAATCCACTGGACGGAGGAAACGAAGACTCCGGTTTTGCCACGACGGCCGGGAAAGTTCGATTCGCGCGTTGTGGAACCGGGACCTCCGCCGAGTTTGACGGACCGAGGAATTGTGCTGGTCTACAACGGTGCCGACGATCATTTGGTATACAAGACCGCAATCGCTGTGTTCGATCGGGATGATCCCCGTAAATTGATCTACCGCAGTGAGGAACCGATTTTCGCCCCTGAGAAAGACTGGGAAAAGGTTGGACAGGTGCCGAATGTCGTCTTTGTGGAGGGCATGGTGAAGAGGGGGGATCGCTACTTCTTCTATTATGGTGGGGCCGATACGCACGTTGGTGTAGCCACGGCCGAAGCGAAATAA
- a CDS encoding tetratricopeptide repeat protein, protein MSRLLLPLVLGCAMSAAAQTTATATDPQKVIADAHRQLDHGQYDEAIVQLQKLQQEQSAIEGLVREIGIAYYKKGDYLSAIRYLKQATKQNEKDSEAVQLLGLSYYLSGKPQDAIPLLEKVQTWFPSANVDASYILGICYIHLKNYDQARGAFAQMFDVKRDSAASYLFTARMLLRQEYDPVAEEYAQKAIALEPTLPLAHYLLGELHLYKSRVPEAIEDFRKELNLNPSYAPAYYKLADAYSRVQKYDDAERLLQRSIWLDATTTGPYILLGKVLEKKGEPLLALRALQHAASMDPKNPITHHLLGQSYRDLGKSDDAERELKLAEELQNKQNENR, encoded by the coding sequence ATGTCTCGCCTCCTCCTTCCTCTCGTTCTTGGGTGCGCAATGAGCGCTGCGGCGCAGACCACGGCCACTGCCACGGACCCGCAGAAGGTCATCGCCGATGCTCATAGACAACTAGATCATGGACAGTATGACGAAGCGATTGTGCAACTGCAGAAACTTCAACAGGAACAGTCGGCAATTGAAGGCCTCGTGAGGGAAATTGGAATTGCCTATTACAAGAAGGGCGATTACCTAAGCGCGATTCGTTATCTCAAACAAGCGACGAAACAAAATGAAAAAGACAGCGAAGCGGTGCAACTGCTGGGATTGTCGTACTACTTGTCTGGGAAGCCGCAGGACGCGATCCCTCTGTTGGAGAAGGTGCAGACGTGGTTTCCGAGCGCGAATGTTGATGCGTCGTACATCCTGGGAATCTGCTACATCCATTTGAAGAATTACGATCAGGCGCGCGGCGCGTTCGCACAGATGTTCGATGTGAAGCGAGACTCGGCTGCCAGTTATCTATTCACAGCACGGATGTTGCTTCGACAGGAATATGATCCGGTAGCAGAGGAATATGCGCAGAAGGCGATTGCGCTCGAGCCTACGCTTCCACTGGCGCACTATTTATTAGGCGAGCTTCACCTCTATAAGTCACGCGTGCCAGAGGCAATCGAGGATTTCCGGAAGGAGTTGAACCTCAATCCGTCCTACGCGCCGGCGTATTACAAGCTGGCGGACGCCTACTCGCGCGTTCAAAAGTACGATGATGCGGAGCGACTGCTGCAACGCTCGATCTGGCTGGATGCAACGACGACAGGGCCGTACATACTTCTCGGCAAAGTGCTGGAAAAGAAGGGAGAGCCGCTACTAGCGTTGCGCGCGTTGCAACATGCAGCGAGCATGGATCCGAAAAACCCGATCACCCACCACTTACTCGGGCAGTCGTATCGCGATCTAGGTAAGAGTGATGACGCAGAGCGGGAATTAAAACTCGCCGAGGAATTGCAGAACAAGCAGAACGAGAATCGCTAA
- a CDS encoding tetratricopeptide repeat protein, which yields MFSSLIPAALVLAMCLATPAVFAQQSAADFYKRGVQAYGRGDDASALSSFQQASKLDPNNPEYQNAVGQALFKQGRPAEAIPYFRHALKLRPDLAVIHAYLGQALLADHQADAAISEYRIAVKMAPNEVEANRGLGRSLSTKGDLDGAIAVYRSALETNSQSAPLHDDLGSLLAQKKDFVAAQQQFEQALKLDRQYEPAHFHLGVALLSQDKDPEAMLSLQEAVRLAPNDVAAHFFLGRVLETLGDNANALQNYKDAAQRSSEFPGLQERLGLTAQRVGEMPTAISAFQKAIAQSPQNPDLHNDLGLAFMQAGDGEGAIREFNQALNLKPEDVGYLGNLGAAYLQLSEFDNAVDNFRKALQIAPANASLHHDLALTLKLKDDLAGAAAELREAIRLDPKLYDAHYTLGVTLWQQGEFPAAVEELEAALAQKPDYAEAYYTLGTVYKQMNKPRESAEALRSALKIQPDFAGAHTTLAAVLRQLGDTAGASEEARIGAELAKKKTGMQAAVFATNSGIRLLNAGDLDGAVSQFRRATESAPDYAMGHFQLATALSRQGKRDEADAEFSKAATLDPHLKTQK from the coding sequence TTGTTCTCGTCCCTTATCCCAGCAGCTCTCGTTCTCGCGATGTGCTTGGCAACTCCCGCCGTATTCGCCCAACAGTCGGCGGCTGATTTTTATAAGCGGGGAGTTCAGGCCTACGGGCGGGGAGACGACGCATCCGCGCTCTCGTCTTTTCAACAGGCATCGAAACTCGATCCCAATAATCCCGAGTATCAGAATGCCGTAGGCCAGGCGCTGTTCAAGCAGGGAAGACCAGCCGAAGCAATTCCGTATTTCCGTCATGCCCTCAAACTCCGCCCCGATCTCGCAGTCATTCATGCATACCTGGGTCAAGCTCTTCTCGCCGATCACCAGGCTGATGCCGCCATTTCCGAATACCGTATCGCTGTCAAAATGGCTCCCAACGAAGTCGAGGCCAATCGTGGATTGGGTCGCTCGCTCAGCACCAAAGGGGACCTCGACGGCGCCATCGCCGTCTATCGTTCCGCACTGGAGACCAATTCGCAAAGCGCGCCACTTCATGACGATCTCGGCTCGTTGCTGGCCCAGAAAAAAGACTTCGTTGCCGCGCAACAGCAATTCGAACAAGCCTTAAAACTCGACCGCCAGTACGAGCCCGCACATTTTCACCTTGGCGTCGCGCTACTTTCACAAGACAAAGATCCTGAGGCAATGCTTTCTTTACAGGAAGCGGTGCGTCTCGCGCCGAACGATGTTGCCGCCCACTTCTTTCTCGGTCGCGTTCTCGAGACACTCGGCGACAACGCGAATGCTCTACAGAACTACAAAGACGCTGCCCAACGCTCTTCCGAATTTCCCGGCCTCCAGGAGAGACTTGGACTCACAGCGCAACGAGTAGGCGAAATGCCGACCGCGATCTCCGCTTTCCAGAAAGCCATCGCGCAATCCCCGCAGAACCCCGATCTTCATAACGACCTTGGCCTGGCATTCATGCAGGCTGGAGATGGCGAGGGAGCTATTCGGGAATTTAACCAGGCCCTCAACCTGAAGCCGGAGGATGTCGGCTATCTCGGAAATCTCGGGGCCGCCTACCTTCAGCTTTCCGAGTTCGACAACGCCGTTGATAACTTCCGCAAAGCTCTCCAGATCGCGCCGGCCAACGCATCACTGCACCATGATCTCGCGTTGACATTGAAGTTGAAGGACGATCTCGCCGGAGCTGCAGCGGAGCTTCGCGAGGCCATCCGGCTCGATCCTAAACTCTACGACGCACATTACACGCTGGGAGTCACCCTTTGGCAGCAAGGCGAGTTTCCCGCCGCCGTTGAAGAACTCGAAGCCGCCCTCGCCCAGAAGCCCGACTATGCTGAGGCTTATTACACCCTCGGCACCGTTTACAAGCAGATGAATAAACCGCGTGAATCCGCCGAAGCACTTCGCTCTGCATTGAAAATTCAGCCCGACTTCGCCGGCGCTCACACGACTCTAGCCGCAGTCCTCCGTCAATTGGGCGACACCGCTGGTGCCTCCGAAGAAGCACGTATCGGCGCGGAACTTGCAAAGAAGAAAACCGGCATGCAGGCCGCGGTGTTCGCAACCAACTCTGGAATTCGTCTCCTAAATGCAGGCGATCTGGATGGGGCTGTTTCCCAATTCCGACGGGCTACCGAGTCGGCACCCGACTACGCCATGGGGCACTTTCAACTCGCAACTGCACTCTCCCGCCAAGGCAAACGCGACGAGGCCGATGCCGAGTTCTCCAAGGCTGCAACCCTTGATCCACACCTGAAAACCCAGAAGTAG